In the genome of Salmo trutta chromosome 39, fSalTru1.1, whole genome shotgun sequence, the window AAATAACCTTACTAGTTAAGGCTTGTACTGTGTATAACCCTCCCATGCAAAGTGAATGACAGGTAAATACTTTAGCTCTTAACTGTATAATAAATTATTTCTGACAACCAATCATCACAGTAACATACAAGTGCTCAATATAAAACCTTAAGTATGAACAGACGTACTCTCTTCGGAAGTAGCATTCGTTTTAATGATACAATATGCTGTTATGTCCATCAAACACATCCTGAGTGTACATACAGAGCGTGTTTCTAACTGTTCTGAGTCTCAGtggtggagggaggtggagaggtggcATAGATGACCTGGAAGCTCTTGCCCTCATCCATCAGGTCCTCCATGCTGACCCCCAGGAAGCCCACAGCCTTCAGGGCCTGCATGTAAGGCTCAGGCTCCACCGTCACGCCTTTGAAGAAGCCCTGCTCCACCCCATGACGCAGGAAGCCCAGGTCACACGTTGCCAACATCCTCGCTCCTACCGGGAAGGAAGAAAAGGAGGGGGTTGTATTCATTAGAATGATCCTTCTACTTCTATGGTTGTATTAACCATCATACAgagagatacaacaacaacaGGTTCTGTGCACTGCAATACTGTCTTCTGTATAGGCTACTGTGATAACTCTATAGATATGCAGTGCCGTAGAGATGCAGTAAAGGTTTAGTGCATGTTGTAATACGACTTGTATAGTATGGCTCTGACTGCACTCAAATTGCCCTCTACTGTTTGCAATAAGGAATTGCATCTTGTGTGTGCCTGTGGCATACGCATGTGCGTGCCGTGCTTCCACTAACCTGGCCTCATGACACGGAGCAGTTCGGCGGTGGCAGTGGCCATGTCCGGCCAGTAGAGATGGCAGTTGGAGTGGAAGACCCCGTCAATGCAGTGGTCCGGGAGGGGaatacactccacactgccctggaGCAGGTGGACCCTCCCCGAGGCCAGCTGAGGGCCCAGACGCTTCTGGGCCACCTTTTGCATGTACTCTGAGACGTCCAGGCCGAACAGCCTGCCCCCGGGCTCCGTCAGGTACTTGAAAGCCTCCTGGAGCCCCAGGCCTGGACCAAAGCCAACCTAGAGGACAGAGTAGATTTAATGGCACTAgatcaattgtgtgtgtgtgtgtgtgtgtgtgtgtgtgtgtgtgtgtgtgtgtgtgtgtgtgtgtgtgtgtgtgtgtgtgtgtgtgtgtgtgtgtgtgtgtgtgtgtgtgtgtgtgtctataaagTAATACCTCTTCATACACAGAACAAAATCCCACCTCTTTACTATCCCACCATCTTTCTAGGGGAATGTTGTAAAAAAACAAGGTATATTAAATCCCACCCCGAGACCGTGCCATGAAACCTACATTTTCACAGACcctgtaaccaaaatacaggAATCGTGTCTGTGTGAATAGTTCTCAGCTTTTTTGCAGGTAAATTCATGAACACTTCCAAAGTTTAACACGTTTAACACGTCCCTAATTTGAATTGCAAACTACCCCATGGTTTAACAACAGACCCCCACGCCCCACCCCTCCCAATTGGCCAGTTACCAACTGATAGGTATGAGCTTCCCCAGCTAATGGCACACTTCCGCGTTGTCTCCGTACTGCTGGGATGTTTGTTGCTACTTGgcttaaaaaacatgagctggcgcacacccagaacaATGTGttcgtgtggaggtgctgactaatggcGAATAAACTTCAactcattcaactttttcaccttTGACATCGTTCTACAGGACTTCCACCAGCTGAAAAAGCTAACATTAACGCTATGccatctaattgcagtcgctgtacaggagaactatcgccttatggtgaggatagccgagttgcaagcccagcttcagatgcaatcgttaggcaagggcaatttaagtgtaggaaaggatgaagcagcgtctgtgccaccagtatgTACAGAAAGTAGTATAAATCCGCTCCCCCCCTGCACAGTATCCGCAGCCGGGACAAATTTCTCAAGGCTTCTGGAAAGAAATGCTGTCGGCacgctcaaccggtgtcgctcattcaccTGACAGAAACTTTGAACCGGTCCTCCCCATTAAGCGgggagtcggagtcagaggccctAGTCACTGGCAACTCCATTAAccacagtattagacttaaaaagaatcatccagTGATcctacactgtttaccagggggcagggctaaccGACGTAAAGGTTAATCTGAAGAAGGTGCTGGTTAAGGCTAAAGCTGGCgggtgtagagagtatagggatattgttatccacgttggcaccaacaatgttaggataaaacagtcagaggtcactaagcaccagtggcgacccgtcattcagggcaagtcattttttgggggggtggtggcttgcatgttattttgtcattaatacgtgtcacatatcagtttgcaaacaatgtaaaaaaagatatatatataattgagttaataaagccacatagaACCATGgactcttttttgttttcttgagtaaagcagctccaaaattggggtggcaggtagcctagtggttagagcgttgggagtgtattgaaaggtttctagatcgaatccctgagctgacaaggtaaaaatctgtctccctgaacaaggcagttaacccactgttccaaggctgtcattttaaatatgaatttgttcttaattgacttgcctagtaaaataaaaatgcaggtgtttcagcctagctcagcaCTTTCTGGGGTGGTGGGGcaggccagcagaaaataggagcattgctcagtattctgtcactcatggggactttGTGCAATCGCCTGGCTTCAGTCctttagtaagggtagacatccaaaatttcagccctttgggtcctaccatagtgttatattacaagtgcccttccaagaaggctcaaggtcattggccacagaaaaTACGTCAATTCACATTATATGCACAGTAGCTTTAGTTGGACTGATAATGTCAACATCTTCctttcacaatcttagctagcagtcatcatcgtgAATCAAGTCTACTGGCAAACCCTTTTTAATCCATGTCATATGAAGAGATATAATAGTAGTGAGTGCTACGGgtaggtagtcatttaggcaggttaccttagtgttcttgggcacagggactatggtggtctacttgaaacatgttggtattacaaactcagacagggagaggtctttcatcggctgcggagagcgtgataaCAAACTCAACCGGAACAGCTgacgctctcatgcatgtttcagtgttacttgcctcgaagcgagcatagaagtaatttagctcatctggtaggcttgtgtcacggGGCAGCtgtcggctgtgcttccctttgtagtctgtaatagtttgaaagccccgctccttgaaagcggcagctctactctttagctcagtgcggatttttcctgtaatccatggcttctggttggggtatgtacatacagtacagtcactgtggcgatgacgtcattgatgtacagttgaagtcggaagttaacatacacttaggttggagtcattaaactcgtttttcaaccattccacaaatttcttgttaacaaactatagttttggcatgtcggttaggacatctactttgtgcatgaaacatgtaatttttccaacaattaaattgtttacagacagattatttcatttataattcactttatcacaatgccagtctgtcagaagtttacatacactaagttgactgtgtctttaaacagcttggaaaattccagaaaattatgtcatggctttagaag includes:
- the LOC115179412 gene encoding uncharacterized protein LOC115179412, coding for MSKYRKYKDLLRDIPLFPDVFTNGITRNLAHPKKSLMGLYTKRNMEKYNNVMIKNVVKLCQIQAHHAVLEVGFGPGLGLQEAFKYLTEPGGRLFGLDVSEYMQKVAQKRLGPQLASGRVHLLQGSVECIPLPDHCIDGVFHSNCHLYWPDMATATAELLRVMRPGARMLATCDLGFLRHGVEQGFFKGVTVEPEPYMQALKAVGFLGVSMEDLMDEGKSFQVIYATSPPPSTTETQNS